One window of Erinaceus europaeus chromosome 6, mEriEur2.1, whole genome shotgun sequence genomic DNA carries:
- the GGPS1 gene encoding geranylgeranyl pyrophosphate synthase isoform X1, with amino-acid sequence MAKTQETVERILLEPYKYLLQLPGKQVRTKLSQAFNHWLKVPEDKLQIIIEVTEMLHNASLLIDDIEDNSKLRRGFPVAHSIYGIPSVINSANYVYFLGLEKVLTLNHPDAVKLFTRQLLELHQGQGLDIYWRDNYTCPTEEEYKAMVLQKTGGLFGLAVGLMQLFSEYREDLKPLLDTLGLFFQIRDDYANLHSKEYSENKSFCEDLTEGKFSFPTIHAIWSRPESTQVQNILRQRTENIDIKKYCVHYLENVGSFEYTRNTLNELESKAYKQIDACGGNPELVALIKHLSKMFKEENEQH; translated from the exons GTAAACAAGTGAGAACCAAACTTTCCCAGGCGTTTAATCATTGGCTAAAAGTTCCGGAAGACAAACTACAG ATTATCATTGAAGTGACAGAAATGTTGCATAATGCAAGTTTACTCATTGATGATATTGAAGACAATTCCAAACTCCGCCGTGGATTTCCAGTGGCACACAGCATCTATGGAATTCCATCTGTCATCAATTCTGCAAATTACGTATATTTTCTTGGCCTAGAAAAAGTCTTAACTCTTAATCATCCAGATGCAGTAAAACTTTTTACTCGACAGCTTTTGGAACTCCATCAGGGACAAGGTCTAGATATTTACTGGAGGGATAATTATACCTGTCCCACTGAAGAAGAATATAAAGCTATGGTCCTACAGAAGACGGGTGGACTGTTTGGATTAGCAGTCGGTCTTATGCAGTTATTCTCTGAGTACAGAGAAGATTTAAAGCCACTGCTTGATACACTTGGGCTTTTCTTCCAAATTAGGGATGATTATGCTAATCTACACTCCAAAGAATATAGTGAAAACAAAAGCTTTTGTGAAGATCTAACAGAGGGAAAGTTTTCATTTCCTACTATTCATGCTATTTGGTCAAGGCCGGAAAGCACCCAGGTACAGAATATCTTGCGCCAGAGAACTGAAAACATAGATATCAAAAAATACTGTGTACATTATCTTGAAAATGTAGGTTCTTTTGAATACACTCGGAATACTCTTAACGAGCTTGAATCTAAAGCCTATAAACAAATCGATGCATGTGGGGGGAACCCTGAGCTAGTAGCTTTAATAAAGCACTTAAGTAAAATGTTCAAAGAAGAGAATGAACAACATTAA
- the GGPS1 gene encoding geranylgeranyl pyrophosphate synthase isoform X2 — protein sequence MLHNASLLIDDIEDNSKLRRGFPVAHSIYGIPSVINSANYVYFLGLEKVLTLNHPDAVKLFTRQLLELHQGQGLDIYWRDNYTCPTEEEYKAMVLQKTGGLFGLAVGLMQLFSEYREDLKPLLDTLGLFFQIRDDYANLHSKEYSENKSFCEDLTEGKFSFPTIHAIWSRPESTQVQNILRQRTENIDIKKYCVHYLENVGSFEYTRNTLNELESKAYKQIDACGGNPELVALIKHLSKMFKEENEQH from the coding sequence ATGTTGCATAATGCAAGTTTACTCATTGATGATATTGAAGACAATTCCAAACTCCGCCGTGGATTTCCAGTGGCACACAGCATCTATGGAATTCCATCTGTCATCAATTCTGCAAATTACGTATATTTTCTTGGCCTAGAAAAAGTCTTAACTCTTAATCATCCAGATGCAGTAAAACTTTTTACTCGACAGCTTTTGGAACTCCATCAGGGACAAGGTCTAGATATTTACTGGAGGGATAATTATACCTGTCCCACTGAAGAAGAATATAAAGCTATGGTCCTACAGAAGACGGGTGGACTGTTTGGATTAGCAGTCGGTCTTATGCAGTTATTCTCTGAGTACAGAGAAGATTTAAAGCCACTGCTTGATACACTTGGGCTTTTCTTCCAAATTAGGGATGATTATGCTAATCTACACTCCAAAGAATATAGTGAAAACAAAAGCTTTTGTGAAGATCTAACAGAGGGAAAGTTTTCATTTCCTACTATTCATGCTATTTGGTCAAGGCCGGAAAGCACCCAGGTACAGAATATCTTGCGCCAGAGAACTGAAAACATAGATATCAAAAAATACTGTGTACATTATCTTGAAAATGTAGGTTCTTTTGAATACACTCGGAATACTCTTAACGAGCTTGAATCTAAAGCCTATAAACAAATCGATGCATGTGGGGGGAACCCTGAGCTAGTAGCTTTAATAAAGCACTTAAGTAAAATGTTCAAAGAAGAGAATGAACAACATTAA